A stretch of the Massilia sp. W12 genome encodes the following:
- a CDS encoding ArsC/Spx/MgsR family protein: MITLYHNPRCSKSREALSVLQDFCQRHQENLNVIEYLKQAPSRATLDTLAQALMAAGTTDVRAMLRNNEEPYAALHLQDADAAALLDALAQHPILLQRPLVLYAGQARIARPVDGLEEWLLSIKP, encoded by the coding sequence ATGATCACGCTTTACCATAATCCCCGTTGCTCCAAATCGCGCGAAGCGCTCTCCGTATTACAGGATTTTTGCCAACGGCATCAGGAAAACCTGAACGTCATCGAATATTTAAAGCAGGCGCCGTCGCGCGCCACCCTGGACACCCTGGCGCAAGCGTTGATGGCGGCAGGAACCACGGATGTGCGCGCCATGTTGCGCAACAACGAAGAGCCTTACGCCGCATTGCATTTACAGGATGCTGACGCCGCCGCCCTGCTTGACGCCTTAGCGCAACATCCGATCCTGCTGCAACGCCCTCTTGTGCTATATGCAGGACAGGCGCGCATCGCCCGTCCTGTTGACGGTTTGGAAGAATGGTTGCTATCAATAAAACCTTGA